In Streptomyces sp. P9-A4, the genomic window CGCGGCCCCGGACATCGTCTGCCTCGGCGAGTCCATGGTCACCTTCCTTCCCACCCGGCCGGGCCGCCTCGCCGACGTCCCCTCCTTCACCCGCGCCATCGGCGGCGCCGAGTCCAACGTCGCCTGCGCCCTGGCCGCGACCGGGCACCGGGTCCGCTGGGTCGGCCGCGTCGGGCGCGACGGCTTCGGCGACCACCTCGTCGAGACGATCGCGGCGTACGGGGTCGACGTCGGCGCCGTCGGCCGCGATCCGCACCGGCCGACCGGCGTCTACTTCCGCACCGACGAGGACCGGGCGACCGACGCGCACGAGGTCGTCTACTACCGGGCCGGGTCGGCGGCCTCGGCGATGTCGCCGACGACGGTGCCGTACGACTCCGTCGGGGGCGCGCGGATCCTCCACCTCACCGGCATCACGGCCGCGCTGTCCGCCGACTGCCTGGCGCTGATGCGGGAGCTGACCGCGCCGAGGCCGGGGCGACCGCTGGTCTCGTTCGACGTCAACCACCGGCCGACGCTGTGGCGCGACGGGAGTGCGGCCGAGGTGCTGCTCGAACTCGCCCGGCGGGCGGATGTGGTGTTCGTGGGGGCGGACGAGGCGGAGAGGTTGTGGGGGGCGGCGGATCCGGCCGCGATACGGGGGGTGCTGGGGGAGCCGGCGGTGCTGGTGGTGAAGCAGGGCGGGGAGGGGGCGGTGGCGTTCGAGCGCTGCGCGGCTGAGGTTCCGGAGGCCGGGCCGGCTGAGTTTCAGCCCCGACGGCGTCTGAGGCACGGGGCCCGGGGTGGAGCCCCGGTTCGGGAGGCCGACACGGTCACCCCCACCCCCGCCCCCCACGTCACCATCGTCTCCCCCGTCGGCGCCGGCGACGCCTTCGCCGCCGGGTTCCTCTCCGCCACCCTCCGCGGTCTCGGCATGACCGCCCGGCTCCGGCACGGGCATCTCATGGCCGCCGTCGCCCTCACCGCCCCCGGCGACCTCGCGCCGCCGCCCCGCCAGGAGCGCGCCGACCGGCTGGCCGCGCTCGACGACGCCGCCTGGGGCACACTTCACCTCGGCCCCGGCTGGACCGGGGACGACCAGGAGGTACGTACGCCATGAGCCAGACCGTCGACCGGGCGCTCAGCATCCTGCCGCTGCTCGCGCAGGGCCCCGCCGACCTGGGACAGGTCGCCGAGCGGCTCGGCGTCCACAAGTCCACGGCGCTGCGGCTGCTGCGTACCCTCCACGAGCACGGCCTCGTCCACCGGCAGCAGGACCAGCGCTACCGCCTCGGGGCCCGCCTCTTCGCCCTGGCGCAGGAGGCCGTCGAGAACCTCGACATCCGCGAGATCGCGCACCCGTACCTGACGGCCCTCAACGAGCGCATCGGGCACACGGTGCACCTCGCCGTGTACGAGGAGGGCGAGGTCCTCTACATCGACAAGGTGGAGAGCCGCTACCCGGTCCGCATGTACTCGCGCATCGGCAAGCCCGTCGCGATCACGGTCGCGGCCGTGGCCAAACTGCTCCTCGCCGACCTGCCGGAGCCCGAGCGCCGCGCCGTGGCGGCGAAGCTCGACTACCCCCCGTACACGCCCCGTTCGACACCGAACGCCGCCGCCTTCCTCAAGGAGCTGGCGACCGTACGCGAACAGGGCTGGGCCACCGACCTCGGCGGCCACGAGGAGTCCATCAACTGCGTGGGCGCCCCCGTCCGCGGCGCCGGCGGGCGCGTCGTCGCCGCGATGTCGGTCTCGGCGCCCAACGTGGTCGTCACGGCCGAGGAACTCCTCACCCTCCTCCCGCAGGTGCGCCGCACCGCGGACGACATCAGCCGGGAGTACTCCGGCACCGCCCCGACCAAGGCCAAGGACACGGAATGACCGAGAAGACCGCGCTCACCCCCGCCACGCACACCGCGCCCCCGGCGAAGTTCTCGCACGGCGTGCGGAAGGGCAACATCCTCCAGGTGGCCGGCCAGGTCGGCTTCCTGCCCGCCACCGAGGGCCGGGCTCCGACGGTCGCGGGCCCGACCCTGCGCGAGCAGACCCTCCAGACCTTCGCCAACGTCAGGGCGATCCTGGAGGAGGGCGGCGCGAGCTGGGACGACGTGATGATGATGCGCGTCTACCTCACGGACGTGGACCACTTCGCCGAGATGAACGCGATCTACAACGAGTACTTCGAGAACCAGTCCCTCAAGGCCCCGGCCTCGGCCCGCACCACCGTCTACGTCGGCCTCCCGGCCGGCCTCCTGATCGAGATCGACGCGCTGGCGGTGCTGGGCTGACGCGACCGGGAGGTGCCCCGGCCGCCGGGCCGGGGCACCTCCGCGCGAACGGTCCGTCAGGCCGCGCAGTACTGCGCCTGCTTGCCGATCGAGCGGTACATGCAGTCCGCGTTCTCCAGGAGCTGGAGGACCGCGTCGCGGTTGCGGCTCGTCTCGCGTTCGATGACCTCGTCCGGGGGGTAGAAGCCGCCGCCCGACGACGAGGAGGGGTACATCTCGAAGGTGTACGCGAAGATCTTCTGCGTACCCCAGA contains:
- a CDS encoding RidA family protein, with product MTEKTALTPATHTAPPAKFSHGVRKGNILQVAGQVGFLPATEGRAPTVAGPTLREQTLQTFANVRAILEEGGASWDDVMMMRVYLTDVDHFAEMNAIYNEYFENQSLKAPASARTTVYVGLPAGLLIEIDALAVLG
- a CDS encoding sugar kinase → MVTFLPTRPGRLADVPSFTRAIGGAESNVACALAATGHRVRWVGRVGRDGFGDHLVETIAAYGVDVGAVGRDPHRPTGVYFRTDEDRATDAHEVVYYRAGSAASAMSPTTVPYDSVGGARILHLTGITAALSADCLALMRELTAPRPGRPLVSFDVNHRPTLWRDGSAAEVLLELARRADVVFVGADEAERLWGAADPAAIRGVLGEPAVLVVKQGGEGAVAFERCAAEVPEAGPAEFQPRRRLRHGARGGAPVREADTVTPTPAPHVTIVSPVGAGDAFAAGFLSATLRGLGMTARLRHGHLMAAVALTAPGDLAPPPRQERADRLAALDDAAWGTLHLGPGWTGDDQEVRTP
- a CDS encoding IclR family transcriptional regulator produces the protein MSQTVDRALSILPLLAQGPADLGQVAERLGVHKSTALRLLRTLHEHGLVHRQQDQRYRLGARLFALAQEAVENLDIREIAHPYLTALNERIGHTVHLAVYEEGEVLYIDKVESRYPVRMYSRIGKPVAITVAAVAKLLLADLPEPERRAVAAKLDYPPYTPRSTPNAAAFLKELATVREQGWATDLGGHEESINCVGAPVRGAGGRVVAAMSVSAPNVVVTAEELLTLLPQVRRTADDISREYSGTAPTKAKDTE